In Chanodichthys erythropterus isolate Z2021 chromosome 9, ASM2448905v1, whole genome shotgun sequence, a genomic segment contains:
- the LOC137026688 gene encoding tumor necrosis factor receptor superfamily member 14-like, which produces MFTLKIIVLFTVIVPLHYDFCWCRCADAEYEMNGQCCPMCAPGNHVFWHCTEDTSTTCAPCLKFTFIDEPNGLTKCFDCTVCDTNRGIRVNKACTQSSDTVCEPLDQFYCTERIKDSCRNAVKHSECSPGQYIKQAGTPSTDTVCADCEADTYSDGSFSSCLPHTQCEALGLTETSPGTRSSDRECGNNTAPITLSVIVILIIIIAVVGFSIVYIRKKKQSSSGKLY; this is translated from the exons ATGTTCACTTTGAAGATTATTGTTCTCTTTACTGTTATTGTTCCACTTCACTATGATTTTTGCTGGTGTCGATGTGCTGATGCTGAATATGAGATGAATGGGCAATGCTGTCCAATGTGTGCTCCTG GAAATCATGTTTTTTGGCACTGCACAGAAGACACCAGCACAACTTGTGCTCCATGCCTTAAATTCACTTTCATTGATGAACCCAACGGATTAACAAAATGCTTTGACTGTACTGTGTGTGATACAA ACCGAGGGATAAGAGTGAATAAAGCCTGTACTCAGTCGTCAGATACTGTTTGTGAGCCTCTGGATCAATTCTACTGCACTGAACGAATTAAAGATAGCTGTAGAAACGCTGTGAAACACTCTGAATGCAGCCCTGGACAATATATCAAACAAGCAG GAACTCCCTCCACAGATACAGTATGTGCGGATTGTGAAGCTGACACATATTCAGACGGCTCTTTTTCATCCTGTTTACCACACACACA ATGTGAAGCTCTGGGACTCACTGAAACATCTCCAGGAACACGATCATCTGACCGGGAATGTGGAAACAACACTGCACCCATTACTCTTAGTGTtatagttattttaataataataattgcagTAGTTGGTTTTTCAATTGTATATATTCGAAAGAAGAAACAATCTAGTTCAGGTAAGCTTTATTGA